Proteins encoded in a region of the Delphinus delphis chromosome 13, mDelDel1.2, whole genome shotgun sequence genome:
- the LOC138414239 gene encoding uncharacterized protein, with protein sequence MTLIIALIIALIIALTTTVTTALTIALTIAVTIGLNVAIIIAHAIALTIMHTIALTITCTIPLTIALTIALKISLTIAHTFAITITFNIALTITVSIALPIALSITLTITHTIVRSIALTISLTITLTIALTIALTITLNTALTIAPTIALTIALTITLTITLNIALNIALTIALTIAHAIALTIALTIAPTITLKFALTVALNTTLKITLGIALSIACTVSRTITWTIESSIALTLGLISLSPSHS encoded by the coding sequence ATGACTCTCATCATTGCTCTCATAATTGCACTCATCATCGCACTCACCACCACTGTCACCACTGCTCTCACGATCGCACTCACCATCGCTGTCACCATCGGTCTCAACGTTGCAATCATCATCGCACACGCCATTGCTCTCACTATCATGCACACCATCGCACTCACCATCACATGCACCATCCCACTCACCATCGCTCTCACCATCGCTCTCAAGATCTCTCTCACCATCGCACACACCTTTGCAATCACAATCACTTTCAACATCGCTCTCACTATCACTGTCAGCATCGCACTGCCTATCGCACTCTCCATCACTCTCACCATCACACACACCATTGTACGCTCCATCGCACTCACCATCTCACTCACCATCACTCTCACGATAGCACTCACCATCGCTCTCACCATCACTCTCAACACCGCACTCACCATCGCACCTACCATTGCACTTACCATCGCTCTCACCATCACTCTCACCATCACACTCAACATCGCTCTCAACATCGCACTCACCATCGCTCTCACCATCGCACATGCCATCGCACTCACCATTGCTCTCACCATCGCTCCCACCATCACACTCAAATTTGCACTCACCGTCGCTCTCAATACCACTCTCAAGATCACACTCGGCATTGCACTGTCCATTGCATGCACCGTGTCACGCACCATCACATGGACCATCGAAAGCAGCATCGCTCTCACCCTCGGACTCATATCCCTCTCACCATCACACTCATAA